From a single Stomoxys calcitrans chromosome 4, idStoCalc2.1, whole genome shotgun sequence genomic region:
- the LOC106095891 gene encoding histone H4-like, with amino-acid sequence MTGRGKGGKGLGKGGAKRHRKVLRDNIQGITKPAIRCLARRGGVKRISELIYEETRGVLKVFLENVIRDAVTYTKHAKRKTATAMDVVYALKRQGPTLYGFGG; translated from the coding sequence atgactggtcgtggtaaaggtggcaaaggtTTGGGAAAAGGTGGTGCTAAACGTCATCGTAAAGTGTTGCGTGATAACATTCAAGGTATCACCAAGCCTGCAATTAGATGTTTGGCTCGTCGTGGCGGTGTAAAGCGTATCTCTGAATTGATATACGAAGAAACTCGTGGTGTTCTGAAAGTGTTTTTGGAGAACGTTATTCGTGATGCTGTCACCTACACTAAACACGCTAAGCGTAAAACCGCCACCGCTATGGATGTCGTGTACGCTTTGAAGAGACAAGGCCCCACTTTGTACGGTTTCGGCGGTTAA
- the LOC106095890 gene encoding monocarboxylate transporter 1, translating to MDTNNQLCDQNGASKVLPKKSVKTKKRNKSDLGDKFVAPDGGWAWLVAVASGFNMLVIFAAAHQFGIIFHQHMTELKISNTQLTTIINTQIAVSGLTGIINGPLFRRFSYRQVGLIGSVLSFAGLFACAFADSFLWFIFSFSCCYGFGRSFVISSLTIAINTYFDKQRRAAASYRFGVASLGPIFLPYLATFLMDSYGVKYTMLCFAAFSLNAFVGSLIFQPVKWHVKKEKPEMEVLEKFQVDDDKGNDLSIETRREEELFPKYTKKETEHYQHELHQLNGTRESANNHSLSLTTKEKQVVQGEKEDDPKKPRKSCMSSFVTFFDLDLLRDFSYLNLVIGLTLINFSEMNFVILTPFILKDFGFAMHDIALALSLMGFCDLIIRFLVPVITSKLKLSNKAYFTFGVLAMCVGRFALTFDINFSSMIAIFLWMGFCKSFRTVISSLLIPDHVPLKRLPAAAGIQRVISGAFCMACGPLVGLIRDKTSYGFTLNCFNLLCVLALLLWFMEYLIHKCSKPSVLDKKDFC from the exons ATGGACACCAACAATCAACTATGCGATCAAAACGGAGCTTCAAAAGTCCTGCCAAAAAAGTCTGTTAAAACAAAGAAACGTAATAAAAGTGATTTGGGTGATAAATTTGTCGCTCCCGACGGCGGCTGGGCATGGTTGGTAGCTGTGGCTAGTGGTTTTAATATG TTGGTTATATTTGCTGCCGCCCACCAGTTTGGCATAATTTTCCATCAACATATGACggaattgaaaatttcgaataccCAACTTACAACAATAATTAATACACAAATCGCGGTGTCCGGGTTAACAG GTATCATAAATGGGCCCCTCTTTCGAAGATTCTCATACCGGCAAGTTGGCTTGATTGGTTCGGTATTAAGTTTCGCTGGCCTTTTTGCCTGTGCCTTTGCCGACTCATTTCTGTGGTTCATTTTCTCTTTTTCCTGTTGTTATG GctttggcagaagttttgtcATATCTTCTTTAACGATAGCTATAAACACATATTTCGATAAGCAAAGACGCGCTGCTGCTTCCTACAGATTTGGCGTGGCTAGCTTGGGGCCAATATTTCTGCCTTATTTAGCCACTTTTCTAATGGATTCGTATGGAGTGAAATACACCATGCTATGTTTTGCTGCCTTTTCGCTGAATGCATTTGTGGGATCGCTTATATTTCAGCCAGTAAAATGGCATGTGAAAAAAGAGAAACCGGAAATGGAAGTTTTGGAGAAATTTCAAGTGGACGATGATAAAGGAAATGATTTAAGCATAGAAACCAGACGAGAAGAAGAGCTATTCCCAAAATATACCAAGAAAGAGACAGAGCACTATCAGCACGAACTGCACCAATTAAATGGCACAAGGGAGAGCGCAAACAATCATTCTCTCTCACTAACTACTAAGGAGAAACAGGTGGTGCAAGGGGAAAAAGAAGACGACCCAAAGAAGCCCAGAAAATCATGCATGTCAAGTTTTGTGACTTTCTTTGATTTGGATTTGCTGCGTGATTTCTCTTACCTAAATTTGGTCATAGGCTTGACACTGatcaatttttctgaaatgaaCTTTGTCATTTTAACACCCTTCATATTGAAAGACTTTGGCTTTGCTATGCATGATATTGCCCTAGCCTTGTCATTAATGGGGTTTTGTGACCTGATTATACGATTTCTGGTGCCAGTTATAACATCCAAATTGAAACTCAGCAACAAGGCGTACTTTACCTTTGGTGTTCTAGCCATGTGCGTGGGACGCTTCGCCCTTACGTTCGATAtcaattttagctcaatgattgCCATCTTTCTTTGGATGGGGTTTTGCAAATCTTTTCGCACGGTCATTTCCTCTCTGCTTATACCGGATCATGTGCCCCTCAAGAGGCTGCCTGCTGCAGCGGGTATACAACGTGTGATATCTGGAGCATTTTGCATGGCATGTGGACCTCTCGTCG GTCTCATACGAGATAAAACAAGTTATGGCTTTACTCTGAACTGCTTCAATTTGCTTTGTGTATTGGCCTTACTTCTGTGGtttatggaatatttaattCACAAATGCAGCAAACCATCTGTGCTGGATAAAAAGGATTTTTGCTAG